A region from the Gavia stellata isolate bGavSte3 chromosome 12, bGavSte3.hap2, whole genome shotgun sequence genome encodes:
- the LOC132317921 gene encoding PHD finger protein 7-like: protein MERAPASTEQACMLCRRAEADPDICGCKLEKEGLCAHVFCLFFANELYQQRLKELGLMGFLPEDIRRTIQRAAQKDCFVCGENGAAITCHETDCDRSFHLPCAVEGGCVTQFLPQYRSFCWEHRPEQAVEAAPEENTTCLICLDPVGDRKSYGTMVCPACKHAWFHRGCIQGQAARAGISCFQCPLCRDKEEFVLEMLTVGIRIPFRLPSWENSRAYAALYERHGRCDASECLCPGGREQAEEEGPWQLLLCCSCAAEGTHRRCAYSGNSTASWECNSCAGLGTDSSTASELAGPSTAKTSSPGSAAPGPSHGSPVLEGSSRSSPPGPKRVRDRSRLRRRAQTPYSWPRRRPESSRAPAPSAESRSPRQAALGPSHGSPAPDIGSPSTASQLPSGSSAFPALDSGSCSSLPGPVRTRDRSRLRRRAQNPYSHLDSPMLDFAFLFSYSGGA, encoded by the exons ATGGAGAGGGCCCCCGCCTCGACGGAGCAGG cgtGCATGCTGTGTCGCCGGGCAGAGGCTGACCCGGACATCTGTGGGTgcaaactggagaaggaagggctcTGTGCCCACGTGTTTTGCCTG tttttcgcCAACGAGCTTTACCAGCAACGGCTCAAGGAATTAGGACTCATGGGATTTCTCCCTGAGGATATTCGACGCACCATCCAGCGGGCAGCGCAGAAG gACTGCTTCGTCTGTGGCGAGAATGGGGCCGCCATCACCTGCCACGAGACGGACTGTGACCgcagcttccatctcccctgtgccGTGGAGGGTGGATGCGTCACCCAGTTCCTTCCTCAGTACAg gtccttctgctgggagcaccgcccagagcaggcagtggaggcGGCTCCggaggagaacaccacctgcctcatctgcctggaccctgtgggggacagaAAGTCCTACGGCACCATGGTGTGCCCAGCGTGCAAACACGCCTGGTTCCACAGGGGCTGCATCCAG ggacaggctgcgcgcgctggcatttcttgcttccagtgCCCGCTCTGTAGAGATAAGGAAGAGTTTGTCCTGGAAATGCTCACCGTGGGGATCCGAATCCCCTTCAG gCTGCCATCATGGGAGAACAGCCGTGCATACGCAGCACTATATGAGAGGCACGGCCGCTGCGATGCCAGCGAGTGCCTTtgtccaggaggcagggagcaggcagaggaagaggg GCCCTGgcaactgctcctgtgctgctcctgtgctgccgaGGGCACCCACAGACGCTGCGCCTACTCGGGGAACAGCACGGCCAGCTGGGAGtgcaacagctgtgctggcctgggcaccg ACTCCAGTACCGCCTCGGAGCTCGCcggccccagcactgcca agaccagcagccccggcagcgcggcacCAGGGCCATCCCACGGCTCCCCAGTGCTTGAGGgcagcagccgctccagccCACCTGGGCCCAAGCGGGTGCGAGACCGCTCCCGCTTGCGACGTCGGGCCCAAACTCCCTACAGCTGGCCCAGAAGACGCCCTGAGAGCAGCCGCGCCCCAGCACCAagcgctgagagcaggagccccCGCCAGGCTGCGCTGGGGCCGTCCCACGGCTCCCCGGCACCCGACAtcggcagccccagcaccgccagccagctgccatcggggtcctctgccttcccagcgcTCGACAgcggcagctgctccagcctccctgggcctGTGCGGACGCGAGACCGCTCCCGCTTGCGGCGTCGGGCCCAAAATCCATACAGCC